The Oreochromis niloticus isolate F11D_XX linkage group LG2, O_niloticus_UMD_NMBU, whole genome shotgun sequence genome includes a region encoding these proteins:
- the LOC102079118 gene encoding zinc finger protein 13 isoform X2, which yields MAVHRCHGRGVYSGSHVVRLLPLEANHRRKQQWQPAVVIKTASIKQRTMESVRSAFHAQLATVMDSLLAAAVCEIAKIFESSLCEQQAELAQKTEELSILRCKLEKVERRQKAKGGGSEEGEMSSGDREGSLKQQTLTGSGLNMGKDVSSHSDPVEGLSQSLGKLKEEVKGQDGASVKHERAGSRPGLGSFTAQAPERSLAVGDEMQIDALTPTQAKTKLSHWDQSSRGADHRPLQDQASAPFLSISQSGRCSPRPDPSLAQPGEWLPGLDTTRGGVSSLENLQADSTSCTGAASSSTGTDAPCFRPGFGSDETSNEDDDSFPFLDQEPENQNSNQNAERGAQQDQSQAPPGESLWRPRDERGGRPSMNNTRRVTNFGNRDPLRPQSNTQLLTLRHTNALSHPPASSGGNGRPYTCPYCTKCFTYPSHQRRHLLRHTGVRLHPCQFCEKSFLTPSELTVHTRTHTGERPFGCAQCGKRFARSGNLRAHQRDVHMGKRPFACTECGKRFAHRGNLRVHNHRVHQGDPYYMDDQQEPDIVPNPI from the exons ATGGCAGTTCATAGATGCCACGGCAGAGGAGTGTATAGCGGTAGCCACGTCGTCCGTCTACTCCCTCTGGAGGCAAACCACAGAAGAAAACAGCAGTGGCAACCAGCTGTTGTCATTAAAACAGCATCCATAAAACAAAGGACAATGGAGTCTGTGAGGAGCGCTTTCCATGCTCAGCTGGCCACCGTCATGGACTCACTGCTGGCAGCCGCTGTGTGCGAGATAGCCAAGATCTTTGAGAGCAGCCTGTGTGAACAGCAGGCGGAGCTGGCGCAGAAAACCGAGGAGCTCTCCATCCTCCGGTGTAAGCTGGAGAAAGTGGAGAGGAGGCAGAAGGCAAAGGGTGGAGGGAGCGAGGAGGGAGAGATGTCCTCAGGAGACAGAGAGGGCAGCTTGAAGCAACAGACCCTGACAGGATCAG GACTGAATATGGGAAAAGATGTCTCTTCTCATTCAGACCCAGTAGAAGGACTCAGCCAGAGCCTTGGTAAACTGAAGGAGGAGGTCAAGGGTCAGGATGGAGCTTCAGTAAAGCACGAG CGTGCTGGGTCACGGCCTGGCCTGGGGTCTTTCACAGCCCAAGCGCCAGAGAGAAGCCTCGCAGTTGGGGACGAGATGCAGATTGATGCCCTGACTCCTACACAAGCTAAGACAAAAT TATCTCACTGGGATCAGAGCAGTCGTGGTGCAGACCACAGACCCCTTCAGGATCAAGCCTCTGCCCCATTTCTCTCCATCTCCCAGAGTGGACGCTGCTCCCCCAGACCTGACCCTAGCCTGGCTCAACCAGGTGAGTGGTTACCTGGGTTGGACACCACCCGAGGTGGGGTGTCCAGTCTGGAGAACCTGCAGGCAGACAGCACCAGCTGCACTGGTGCAGCTAGCAGCAGCACTGGCACAGATGCGCCCTGCTTCAGGCCTGGTTTTGGCTCAGATGAGACCAGCAACGAAGATGATGACTCTTTCCCATTTCTGGACCAGGAGCCTGAGAACCAGAACTCCAACCAGAACGCAGAGAGGGGGGCCCAGCAGGATCAATCCCAAGCTCCACCTGGTGAGTCACTATGGAGACCAAGAGACGAGAGGGGTGGGAGACCCTCCATGAATAACACGCGGCGAGTCACAAATTTTGGAAACAGAGATCCTCTCCGACCCCAGTCTAATACACAGCTGCTCACTTTACGACACACAAACGCTCTTAGCCACCCTCCAGCTTCAAGTGGAGGGAACGGCCGACCTTACACCTGTCCATACTGCACAAAGTGTTTTACGTACCCCTCTCACCAGCGCAGACACCTTTTACGCCACACAGGAGTCAGACTGCATCCCTGTCAGTTTTGTGAAAAGAGCTTCCTCACTCCCTCTGAGCTTACTGTGCACACTCGCACACATACAGGGGAGCGGCCTTTTGGCTGTGCTCAGTGTGGTAAACGTTTCGCCCGCAGCGGGAACCTGAGAGCGCACCAGCGGGACGTTCACATGGGGAAGAGGCCCTTTGCTTGCACAGAGTGCGGAAAGAGATTTGCCCACAGGGGAAACCTTAGGGTGCACAATCACAGAGTCCACCAAGGAGATCCCTACTACATGGATGACCAGCAGGAGCCTGACATAGTCCCAAATCccatttaa
- the LOC102079118 gene encoding zinc finger protein 13 isoform X3, which translates to MAVHRCHGRGVYSGSHVVRLLPLEANHRRKQQWQPAVVIKTASIKQRTMESVRSAFHAQLATVMDSLLAAAVCEIAKIFESSLCEQQAELAQKTEELSILRCKLEKVERRQKAKGGGSEEGEMSSGDREGSLKQQTLTGSDPVEGLSQSLGKLKEEVKGQDGASVKHERAGSRPGLGSFTAQAPERSLAVGDEMQIDALTPTQAKTKLSHWDQSSRGADHRPLQDQASAPFLSISQSGRCSPRPDPSLAQPGEWLPGLDTTRGGVSSLENLQADSTSCTGAASSSTGTDAPCFRPGFGSDETSNEDDDSFPFLDQEPENQNSNQNAERGAQQDQSQAPPGESLWRPRDERGGRPSMNNTRRVTNFGNRDPLRPQSNTQLLTLRHTNALSHPPASSGGNGRPYTCPYCTKCFTYPSHQRRHLLRHTGVRLHPCQFCEKSFLTPSELTVHTRTHTGERPFGCAQCGKRFARSGNLRAHQRDVHMGKRPFACTECGKRFAHRGNLRVHNHRVHQGDPYYMDDQQEPDIVPNPI; encoded by the exons ATGGCAGTTCATAGATGCCACGGCAGAGGAGTGTATAGCGGTAGCCACGTCGTCCGTCTACTCCCTCTGGAGGCAAACCACAGAAGAAAACAGCAGTGGCAACCAGCTGTTGTCATTAAAACAGCATCCATAAAACAAAGGACAATGGAGTCTGTGAGGAGCGCTTTCCATGCTCAGCTGGCCACCGTCATGGACTCACTGCTGGCAGCCGCTGTGTGCGAGATAGCCAAGATCTTTGAGAGCAGCCTGTGTGAACAGCAGGCGGAGCTGGCGCAGAAAACCGAGGAGCTCTCCATCCTCCGGTGTAAGCTGGAGAAAGTGGAGAGGAGGCAGAAGGCAAAGGGTGGAGGGAGCGAGGAGGGAGAGATGTCCTCAGGAGACAGAGAGGGCAGCTTGAAGCAACAGACCCTGACAGGATCAG ACCCAGTAGAAGGACTCAGCCAGAGCCTTGGTAAACTGAAGGAGGAGGTCAAGGGTCAGGATGGAGCTTCAGTAAAGCACGAG CGTGCTGGGTCACGGCCTGGCCTGGGGTCTTTCACAGCCCAAGCGCCAGAGAGAAGCCTCGCAGTTGGGGACGAGATGCAGATTGATGCCCTGACTCCTACACAAGCTAAGACAAAAT TATCTCACTGGGATCAGAGCAGTCGTGGTGCAGACCACAGACCCCTTCAGGATCAAGCCTCTGCCCCATTTCTCTCCATCTCCCAGAGTGGACGCTGCTCCCCCAGACCTGACCCTAGCCTGGCTCAACCAGGTGAGTGGTTACCTGGGTTGGACACCACCCGAGGTGGGGTGTCCAGTCTGGAGAACCTGCAGGCAGACAGCACCAGCTGCACTGGTGCAGCTAGCAGCAGCACTGGCACAGATGCGCCCTGCTTCAGGCCTGGTTTTGGCTCAGATGAGACCAGCAACGAAGATGATGACTCTTTCCCATTTCTGGACCAGGAGCCTGAGAACCAGAACTCCAACCAGAACGCAGAGAGGGGGGCCCAGCAGGATCAATCCCAAGCTCCACCTGGTGAGTCACTATGGAGACCAAGAGACGAGAGGGGTGGGAGACCCTCCATGAATAACACGCGGCGAGTCACAAATTTTGGAAACAGAGATCCTCTCCGACCCCAGTCTAATACACAGCTGCTCACTTTACGACACACAAACGCTCTTAGCCACCCTCCAGCTTCAAGTGGAGGGAACGGCCGACCTTACACCTGTCCATACTGCACAAAGTGTTTTACGTACCCCTCTCACCAGCGCAGACACCTTTTACGCCACACAGGAGTCAGACTGCATCCCTGTCAGTTTTGTGAAAAGAGCTTCCTCACTCCCTCTGAGCTTACTGTGCACACTCGCACACATACAGGGGAGCGGCCTTTTGGCTGTGCTCAGTGTGGTAAACGTTTCGCCCGCAGCGGGAACCTGAGAGCGCACCAGCGGGACGTTCACATGGGGAAGAGGCCCTTTGCTTGCACAGAGTGCGGAAAGAGATTTGCCCACAGGGGAAACCTTAGGGTGCACAATCACAGAGTCCACCAAGGAGATCCCTACTACATGGATGACCAGCAGGAGCCTGACATAGTCCCAAATCccatttaa